The proteins below are encoded in one region of Misgurnus anguillicaudatus chromosome 24, ASM2758022v2, whole genome shotgun sequence:
- the LOC129438202 gene encoding olfactory receptor 52E4-like codes for MSSNGSVLSLMLTLHSLELSETSIHSAFIFGLWAYLIILICNLTVAFTICCNRNLHKPMYILLLNMPINDTIGATSFFPQLLYSIWCQNRSISYSACFLQGFFVHIYGGASYIILTAMACDRYIAICYPLRYNAIMTNNNLLRIISGIWFITFIIILVLFFLLLPYKICKTYMVPIPGYNPSIMKIVCEDTRVNNIYGLFILCSCQIVSLSVVAFTYIHILITCITKKQSDAKNKALQTCGTHLVVYLFLEFNTFFPLIAHRSEYVPAYLRRVFSICAMVFPPIVNPLVYGFKTKEIRKNIVTCFKRRIGSV; via the exons ATGTCTTCAAATGGATCTGTTCTGTCATTGATGCTGACCCTACACTCATTGGAGCTGTCTGAGACAAGCATTCATTCAGCATTCATATTTGGATTATGGGCATATTTAATCATCTTAATCTGCAATTTAACAGTTGCTTTTACTATTTGCTGTAATAGaaatcttcacaaaccaatgtaCATTTTGTTATTGAACATGCCTATCAATGACACAATAGGAGCGACAAGTTTTTTTCCTCAGCTATTGTATAGCATTTGGTGTCAAAACAGATCGATTTCCTATTCTGCGTGTTTTCTTCAAGGATTTTTCGTGCACATATACGGAGGTGCATCTTATATCATTCTCACAGCTATGGCCTGTGACAGGTATATTGCCATTTGCTATCCGTTAAGATACAATGCTATTATGACCAATAATAACTTGTTGAGAATCATAAGTGGAATTTGGTTCATTACTTTTATCATTATATTGGTacttttctttcttcttctgcCCTACAAGATTTGTAAGACCTACATGG tgcccatccctggCTACAATCCATCTATAATGAAAATTGTGTGCGAGGACACGCGAGTAAACAACATCTATggattgtttattttatgttccTGTCAAATTGTTTCACTTTCTGTTGTGGCATTTACTTACATTCATATACTGATCACTTGCATTACAAAGAAGCAGTCTGATGCAAAGAATAAGGCCCTTCAAACGTGTGGTACTCATCTGGTGGTCTATCTGTTTTTGGAGTTCAACACTTTTTTCCCTCTTATTGCACATCGATCTGAATATGTTCCAGCGTATCTGCGCAGGGTTTTCTCTATATGTGCTATGGTGTTTCCTCCCATTGTGAATCCACTGGTTTATGGGTTTAAAACGAAAGAAATCAGAAAGAATATTGTCACTTGCTTCAAGAGAAGAATAGGCAGTGTATGA